From the genome of Vicia villosa cultivar HV-30 ecotype Madison, WI linkage group LG2, Vvil1.0, whole genome shotgun sequence, one region includes:
- the LOC131650314 gene encoding uncharacterized protein LOC131650314, translating into MFPGRRGLKPLFVEGVAAFLSYAFAQECCRREGGVRCPCLKCGCRNIISDPSEVKRHLERVGFRPNYWVWTSNGETMQEMNREASSSQTHIEPDINRVDPGSSSSHMQCQEQFNLVEEMFTDALGVNVAYDEPQDLDGEELPNEKAQRFYQLLKEINIPLFEGSSDSKLSMCVRLLAAKSNWNVPDQCLEFFARLMLDATPVKENMPTSYYDAKRVVSKLQRMFASMHSASQMAWHHTNRISSGMMRHPSDGEAWKHFDRVHPEFALEPRNVRLGLCSDGFTPYNFSGNAYSCWPVIVTPYNLPPEMCMTKPYMFLTCIIPGPSSPKAGIDVYLQPLIDDLKRLWVGAWTYDVSRKQNFNMRAALMWTINDFPAYGMLSGWGTHGKMGCPHCMNHTKAFTLDFGGKSSWFDCHRRFLPTNHEFRRNKDAFRKGIKVKDLPPPRLSSTQVWNNVCDLPKFTDYGEARRIKGYGVDHNWTKRSIFWDLPYWKDNLLRHNLDVMHIEKNFFDNVLNTVMDNEKTKDNEKARKDMELYCNRKELELKPRPNGKLLKPKACYTLTPQEAKAVCRWLNELRMPDGYSSNLARCADANTGKLHGMKSHDCHIFMERLLPIAFSSLPKNVLNPLTEISQFFKDICASTLRVDDIIKLDRNIPVILCKLEQIFPPGFFDSMEHLPVHLAYEAFLGGPVQYRWMYPFERFMGDSKRSVKNKNHKE; encoded by the exons atgTTTCCTGGACGACGTGGGCTTAAACCACTTTTTGTGGAAGGAGTTGCCGCGTTTCTCTCGTAtgcgtttgctcaagaatgttgtcgcAGGGAAGGAGGGGTAAGGTGTCCGTGTTTAAAGTGTGGTTGCAGAAATATTATCAGTGACCCTAGTGAAGTGAAGCGTCACTTGGAGAGAGTGGGTTTTAGGCCAAATTACTGGGTTTGGACATCTAATGGGGAAACAATGCAGGAGATGAATAGAGAGGCTTCTAGCAGTCAAACTCATATAGAACCAGATATAAATAGAGTTGATCCAGGGAGTAGTTCGTCACATATGCAGTGCCAGGAGCAATTTAATCTTGTCGAGGAGATGTTCACTGACGCATTAGGGGTGAATGTGGCGTATGATGAACCACAAGACttagatggagaagagctcccgaaTGAGAAAGCTCAAAGGTTTTATCAGCTgttgaaagaaataaatataccATTGTTTGAGGGGTCTTCTGACTCTAagctatcaatgtgtgtgagacttTTGGCTGCGAaatcaaattggaatgttcctgatcagtgtttagaATTCTTTGCGAGATTGATGTTGGACGCGACTCCTGTGAAAGAAAACATGCCTACAAGTTATTATGATGCAAAGAgggtggtgtcgaa GTTGCAAAGAATGTTTgcatcaatgcacagtgcaagccaAATGGCATGGCACCATACAAACAGAATTAGTTCAGGCATgatgcgacatccatctgatggcgaggcatggaaacacTTTGATAGAGTTCATCCTGAATTTGCACTTGAACCTAGGAATGTCCgacttggattatgctcagatggtttcaCTCCTTATAATTTTTCAGGAAatgcatattcttgttggccagttattgttacCCCGTACAatctccctcctgagatgtgcatgacgaaACCTTACATGTTTTTGACATGCATCATTCCGGGACCGTCGAGTCCAAAGGCGGGAATCGATGTTTATttgcaacctttaattgatgatctcAAGAGGCTGTGGGTGGGAGCGTGGACTTATGATGTGTCtcgtaaacaaaattttaatatgcGAGCGGCTTTGATGTGGACAATTAATGACTTTcctgcatatggcatgttgtctggatgGGGTACACATGGTAAAATGGGATGTCCGCATTGCATGAATCACACAAAAGCGTTTACTTtggactttggtgggaaaagttcgtggtttgactgtcatcgTAGGTTCTTACCTACCAACCATGAATTTAGAAGGAATAAAGATGCTTTTAGAAAAGGAATAAAAGTAAAAGATCTACCTCCCCCTCGATTGTCATCGACTCAAGTATGGAATAATGTTTGTGACCTACCAAAATTCACAGACTATGGTGAAGCACGTAGAATTAAAGGATATGGGGTTGACcataattggacaaaaagaagtatcttTTGGGACCTCCCATATTGGAAGGATAATTTGTTGCGTCATAATCTTGATGtcatgcatattgagaagaacttTTTTGATAATGTGCTTAACACGGTGATGGATAATGAGAAGACAAAAGACAATGAGAAGGCTAGGAAAGACATGGAACTTTATTGTAATCGAAAAGAATTGGAGTTGAAACCTCGACCAAACGGaaaattattaaaacccaaggcttgttacACTCTTACTCCCCAAGAAGCAAAAGCTGTATGTCGGTGGTTAAATGAATTGAGGATGCCTGATGGTTATTCTTCTAACCTGGCAAGATGTGCTGACGCCAACACTGGTAAattgcatggaatgaaaagtcacgattgtcatATTTTCATGGAACGATTACTTCCAATTGCATTCAGTTCACTGCCCAAGAATGTGCTTAATCCACTTACTGAGATCAGTCAATTTTTTAAAGACATTTGTGCTTCAACTTTAAGAGTAGACGACATCATTAAATTGGACCGAAATATTCCTGTCATTCTTTGCAAGTTGGAGCAAATATTCCCGCCAGGTTTCTTTGATTCTATGGAGCATCTCCCTGTGCATCTTGCTTATGAAGCTTTTCTAGGTGGACCTGTTCAATATAGATGGATGTATCCATTTGAAcgattcatgggtgattcaaagcgatcagttAAAAATAAG AATCATAAGGAATGA
- the LOC131650315 gene encoding uncharacterized protein LOC131650315, producing the protein MPPKKDDKGKGQQKPRRTRFIVEEVPNSDMFVPMPRSTPRYTTPPMHPTPPMHPTPPMHPTPPMHPTPPMHPTPPMSGSFTGLLSMPPGSGFFCPPGYSYPTYFPTETGGSSMPLPMHMGTGGSGSMPLPMHMETGGSSMPLPIPSEDDTSAPGDTSAPGDTSGHGDTSAEEQTKRKRILKKNTTQTIKYHEGRLVIYPDAGSIVPSHQAVSIITNIIKEKYTQFWPSYGAVHEDDKEKWFQAFKEYCIWDVRDEAAIKENFHSKCAARFSDTMRNVRLKWEAKGTRPRWIGEDIFPKLIDHWNSDKFKEISEQAKKNRASEVGGCNYAAGSISVAEVARRMREELGRTPLLNELHMETHLKRNGEFIDERAKITQENFDKELALKLSEHPEIPEPPPGYPVDPSIGFQTWYKVSGGKKKNGRVYCAGGYSKNIKRRSRDFKMRYADGEGSSTPPILTAEMLETVRNLANTEAAQQVSARNLEIEEMKRKQLEMQEEMQRRERELREEMRREFQEELRRQAQEYQEAMRIANERSQRFDQFFASQNMGGGGFGGTSGYGGADEEEEEQDGGNN; encoded by the exons ATGCCACCCAAAAAAGATGATAAAGGTAAGGGTCAACAAAAGCCTCGTCGCACTAGATTCATTGTAGAGGAGGTTCCTAACTCAGATATGTTTGTTCCTATGCCACGCTCTACTCCACGCTATACTACACCGCCTATGCATCCTACACCGCCTATGCATCCTACACCGCCTATGCATCCTACACCGCCTATGCATCCTACACCGCCTATGCATCCTACACCGCCCATGTCTGGATCTTTCACTGGATTACTATCCATGCCCCCTGGATCAGGTTTTTTTTGTCCTCCTGGATACTCTTACCCCACATATTTTCCTACGGAGACAGGTGGATCTAGCATGCCATTACCCATGCATATGGGGACAGGTGGATCTGGTAGCATGCCATTACCCATGCATATGGAGACAGGTGGATCTAGCATGCCATTACCCATCCCTTCAGAGGATGATACCAGTGCTCCTGGAGATACCAGTGCTCCTGGAGATACCAGCGGTCATGGAGATACTAGTGCTGAGGAGCAAACGAAGAGGAAgcgtattttgaaaaaaaatacgaCTCAAACAATTAAGTATCATGAGGGCAGACTAGTCATTTATCCCGATGCAGGATC aaTTGTTCCCTCACATCAGGCAGTATCGATCATAACAAATATTATTAAAGAGAAGTACACACAATTCTGGCCGTCTTATGGAGCTGTACATGAAGATGATAAGGAAAAATGGTTTCAGGCATTTAAG GAGTATTGTATTTGGGATGTTAGAGATGAGGCCGCGATTAAAGAAAACTTTCACTCCAAATGTGCTGCTCGATTTTCTGATACTATGAGGAATGTTAGACTGAAATGGGAAGCAAAAGGGACACGTCCACGTTGGATAGGAGAAGATATATTCCCAAAGCTTATTGATCATTGGAATTCTGATAAGTTTAAGGAAATATCGGAGCaggcaaagaaaaatagagcatCTGAAGTTGGTGGCTGCAACTACGCAGCAGGAAGTATTAGTGTGGCTGAAGTTGCGCGAAGAAtg cgTGAAGAATTAGGCAGAACTCCACTTCTTAATGAGCTTCACATGGAGACTCATCTCAAGAGAAATGGAGAGTTTATTGACGAGCGCGCAAAAATCACACAA gAGAATTTTGATAAAGAACTTGCCCTAAAGTTGTCAGAGCATCCTGAAATACCTGAACCACCACCGGGGTATCCTGTTGACCCTAGTATTGGTTTTCAAACTTGGTATAAGGTTTCAGgtggaaagaagaaaaatgggaGAGTGTATTGTGCTGGAGGGTATTCCAAAAATATCAAGCGGCGTAGTAGAGATTTCAAAATGAGATATGCTGATGGAGAAGGATCATCCACTCCACCTATATTAACCGCCGAAATGCTTGAAACTGTGAGAAACTTGGCAAATACTGAGGCAGCACAACAAGTATCAGCaagaaatttggaaattgaagagatgaagagaaaacaattagagatgcaggaggaaatgcaaagaagagaaagagaattacGGGAAGAAATGAGGAGAGAATTTCAGGAAGAATTGAGGAGGCAGGCACAAGAGTATCAAGAAGCAATGCGAATTGCAAATGAGCGGTCACAAAGGTTTGATCAATTTTTTGCTTCACAGAATATGGGTGGAGGTGGATTTGGAGGAACTAGTGGATATGGAGGAGctgatgaagaagaggaggaacaaGATGGGGGGAATAATTAA